Proteins found in one Sorghum bicolor cultivar BTx623 chromosome 1, Sorghum_bicolor_NCBIv3, whole genome shotgun sequence genomic segment:
- the LOC8083955 gene encoding 40S ribosomal protein S29: protein MGHSNVWNSHPKNYGPGSRVCRVCANPHGLIRKYGLMCCRQCFRSNAKDIGFIKYR from the exons atgGGACACTCCAACGTGTGGAACTCGCACCCCAAGAACTACGGCCCTGGATCCAGAGTCTG CCGTGTGTGCGCTAACCCCCACGGCCTGATCCGGAAGTACGGGCTCATGTGCTGCAGGCAGTGCTTCCGCAGCAACGCCAAGGACATCGGCTTCATCAAG